AATGTGATGGTGATTGACCCGACAACTGACGAACCCACCCGTATAGGAAGAAAGCGTATTGACGAAGAGGGTGGCGGACGTTGGGTTCGATACTCGAAAAGCAGTGGCGAAATTATTGACAAATAAGCAGAACCAGAATGGCAGAAGCAAGACTTTACACACAGTATAAAGAAGAGATTGTACCGAAGTTAAAAGAAGAGTTCGGTTACGAGAACATCATGGCGATTCCCAAACTCCAGAAGATTGTGATTAATGTTGGAGCAGGAGAAGCAATTAATGATGCAAAATACCTGGACTCTATTGTTGAAAACATCGGTGCAATTACCGGGCAACAGCCGGTAAAAACCAAGGCAAAGAAATCCGTATCGAACTTTAAACTTCGTGAAGGGATGCCTATTGGTTGCAAAGTTACTCTCAGAAAGAAAGTAATGTATGAGTTTCTGGATCGTTTGATTAACCTTGCTCTGCCAAGAACACGAGACTTTCAGGGTGTTCCAAATAAGAGTTTTGACGGCAGAGGAAACTACACGATGGGTATTAAAGAACATACCATCTTCCCGGAAATTGATGTTGATAGTACCAACCGGGTTCATGGAATGGACATTACATTTGTAACGAATGCAGAAACGGATGAGGAAGCATTCGCGCTTCTGAAGCATTTTGGAATGCCGTTCAAGAAGTAATTTTAATAGATAAAAAAGCAATAAGATAATGGCTAAGAAATCCTGGATTGCTCGAAACGAAAAAAGAAAA
This sequence is a window from Rhodohalobacter sp. 614A. Protein-coding genes within it:
- the rplE gene encoding 50S ribosomal protein L5; amino-acid sequence: MAEARLYTQYKEEIVPKLKEEFGYENIMAIPKLQKIVINVGAGEAINDAKYLDSIVENIGAITGQQPVKTKAKKSVSNFKLREGMPIGCKVTLRKKVMYEFLDRLINLALPRTRDFQGVPNKSFDGRGNYTMGIKEHTIFPEIDVDSTNRVHGMDITFVTNAETDEEAFALLKHFGMPFKK